TATTCTCTGCTGGCCAGTTTATTTGTAGAGTATATTATGCTTTAGATTTGACAATGATGTTGATTATGTGATGATAATCTAAAGTTGCTTATTAATCTCTTTTCTTAACCTTATTATCGAAGACTGACTGTTCCCATTTCATAAATTATCTGCTGCTTCTTTTTTGAATGTCATTTTTGGTCATTACATGCACTGATTTCTTTAATAATTAGAATTAATCAAACACTCAAACCCACTATTAACAATAAAAGTTTGTTGTTTTAGGGTGATCATGTGGCACTTACGTTTGCATTTGCTGAAATGGGGTTTAAGTTGCGGCGCCTTTACATGCGAGAACAAGCTATGTAGGCTGTGGGTTTAACCCATTCAACATGTCTTATCACATAGAAGATTAACCATCTTGAATCGGTTCCTATTGAATATGTGATGGATCCACGTATATGTTTAAAATTTATATAACACAAATTGTGGGTTTGTAACTATGGACATAACTGCATTTTATTTGTCATCTAATTACATTTCCGTTTGAGTACCATACACAAAACGAGTACCGTGTTTTAAATTGTTGCTGCTGCATCGCGTGGGTTTCAGGTTCCATCTTATGTTACCTACTTACCTTAGCGTTCTTTTTGCTACATAGTTTACGAAAGGGATTACGTTTATCGGACATTTGATGCTGATCACATGAACTTGGATAAAATGACTAAATGGCTATATCGCAACTGATAAATAGTCAATAAAGCTTATATAAATCTGCCTACAATGCTTGAATTAGTTGTGATTGTTTTGGTCTTATACTATGTGTAATTATATGCTACCGCTTAATATTCTTGATTAACTCTATGCTGATGACATCAAGGCATTTTTGTAACTTACAAGACTTTGAAATATGGGATGAAAGCAGCTAACTTGCTTTTAAACTAAAATTGATGGTTGGTCCTAAAGTTCATTCTCTTTATTCAATTAGCCTACATGTTAAAACATCGCCAATAGTTAATGTTTGCATTAGTTTTCCAATAATATATTCTAAAAATCTTTTGCAAGGCGATGGCCTCATGTTAGTCCATACTTCAATGGTAGAAATATAAGAAGTGAAAAGGTATTTATTATTTAGAGCTTTGTGTAGCTTACATATAATTGTCACTACCACCATacgattcatcattcaaaaccGTTGATTTACCTGCATCTTTAAAATCTCTCATAACATAACTAGAACACaattttctttattttctccTGAAGCCGGTAACCGGCCGTCACACAATAATCACCAAACGCCATCACGAAACCACCAATTGCCGCACATCGCTACATTGCCACCATCGTCCTTGCACGCCACATCAGAAACTACATCCCcatacatagccctaaactcaccaacctaagtgatatattttccgccgcatcgcgcgggtaaatgactagtatatatatatatatatatatatatatatggccaTATAAATTCATAATACCATATTATGATTAATAAGTGAACTCAAACTCATAATTTTGTTGCTATTAAACATTAAAACCTACCCACTATGATTCTCAACGGACTCAATCTCTCTTAAGGCAAGCCACAAAAAGAGTGTAATCATATGTCCTGGGACAAGTGCAGGACCAAGAAAAGATGGAATCCCGAACAATATTACGTCCATCCAATGGGCATGCAAAGTAGCAAACCCCATAGGTGCTGAGTATTCGTGATGAACCTTATGGATATTCTCATACATCCATTTCAAATGACAAAGTCTATGAATCCAATAATTAGCGTAATCGTCAATAATAAAGTACATGATCAGTTGAGATATAACCTCCATTGATGATGGTAAGGGCAAGCTTGTTCTAATACCAATCATCTACATATACACATATGATTAATTATAACATTTTATAGTACATAAAGATATACAATATTTAAAAGTGTTAAAAATGATACATCTTACTTTCATCAAAGGATAAGAGGCAAGTAGCATGGGTACAACGGTGAGTAAGAGTGTTTTCATTACACCCAAGTAACATGTGAACTTATCGTATAACGAAAACTTAATCTTGGGTTGAAGTTTGTAAGAAGCGACGTAATTGGGAAATATGAGTTCCATAACTAAGTAGAATAAAGGTGGTAGAGTTGATAGGAGAAATACTAACGGAATGTTGTGGCAGTAGAGGACGTAATCTGACTTGTTGGCCGTGTAATTAAACCATAAAGTTTCAGCCCGGGTGAGAGATCGGCCAATGGCGGTTTCGACCTCTTGAAGAGAGGTAAAGGGCATCATTTTGTGATTTCTAGAAATTAAGAAATTAGTGTGAAGAGTTTTGTTTGCTGTCATATTTGTTTCAACTGGTCAAATATATATACTAGGGGGCTATAGATATTTTGTAGGTTACCATTAGATATTTTTAGGTATTGGGGTAATTTTTTTTCTTAGTAGAAACCAAACCATATGTTTATCCTTAATTTTATGTACATGTTTTGTTCTCACATCTACTTAACTTTGCATATCTAAATAACGTTAGAACAACCTATAAACATCTTACTTTGACAAACCGCCCACTAAGGTGAAGACAAACCCAACACTAAAGATCAGATATGTAAACATGTGGACGTAATAATTAGTGGCCAAGACATAGTATTGCAACGTTGTATTTTCCATGTGATCAAATATACATTTGTCTACTTGTTAGATACATTTATTGGTGTCTTCTTACTTGATTtagtgatttaaaaaaaaaacagagaaaCATGGTTTGCCTTCGAAAAAAAACCTCTAACGGATAAGAAGAATGGTTATGTAACGTAAACTTGTGTGGCTGTAATATATAAAAGGGATATCCAACAATTAGACATGTGTCAATTTATATCTTGGAGTGACTAgaacaccaattttttttttaaatatagtgATCTTGAAAAACGTACGTACTAATAAAATTGTTTTCGTATTAATATCTATTATAATAGTATTTTTGTCTCTCAAGAATCTCACTGGTTTTAATCAATACTTTTAAATCATTCGcttttaaaataaaaaactaacaaacatttttacagtttatattaatttttctatcttattattataatttataagTAATATTAAATAACATCACAAGCCATTACAatgatttttttaagttttaaattAACCATTGCATTATAATTAATATACGTCTTTACCtcaataattttatttttctcTTATAATTTTCGTTCGTTAGCTAATCGCTATATCTTTTTTCAAAGTAGCATacaacatcaccaccaccatttttcGTTTGTTCGTACGGGTCGCTACACCACGTCACCATTTTTCTTCtatttattacattttattttgttttttattattttacacATTTATATATTGTAGCTTCAAACTGGTCTTTACCATTTGTTTTATACAAAGATGCCACGCCGCAATCTGAAATCCTAGTTGGAAATCTATTGTTTTATATAAAAGGAGAACAACTTAAAGAAATATTAAATTTTAGAGTTTCATTtttaattgtatttttttagtgttaTGTAGCTGCAAATTATTTTGAGTTAATGTTTGTTGCTTTTTCCAACATGATATGGATGATACAATCAATTTAGCCCAAAAAGAATCCGAATTCATGAGCCCTTTCCACCATCATTTTGAGAGGAGAGCAAGGTCGATAATTTGAAAAGGACCAACTCCTAGCACAGAGTCTCTTTTTGGCTTAATGGTTTTCTTATCCCATGCAACCCAATTGGAATCGGAACTATGCAATCCGTGTGATCGTGTGGGAGAAATATGTGTTCGGAACAATTAAGTGCAGTGATATGCATAAGAAGTTTGAGTGGAGAGGTGCGCCAATATAGTccataatttttgtatttaactTTAAGATGTTACATGTTTTAATCTGTAATGTTGAAACGATTTCAAGCTATAAAAAGAAGATGACAAATCTATTaagtatttgttttactttatttattattttttttttattttatgattGCACAGTAATAAAAATTCGAGATACCCTTAAATTAATGTTCTAACTCCGTCACAAGTAAGAAGAATAGTTATGCAACGTAAACTTGTGTGgtctaaaaagaaaaaaaaggagaTATACATAAAAGGAAGGGCCCGTGTCTAAATATAGAAAAGGGATAATTCCAATAACTGAGGCACATGTCAATTTACAATTTCTTGGAGTGAGTGGTAAAAACTTATTATAAGTTAAAAACTTAAAACAGAACCAAATCTTTTTCAATTACTGATCTTGAAAACTTATATACTAATGAACTTGCGTTTCACATTACATCCTAGTGGTATCTTAAAGGTGAGATAAAGCTAATACACTATTGGGTTTTAGGTTTGATTTTCACAATAGGGCTTTCCAAGTTTATTGGATTTCATATTGAATTGATGTATAAGCATTAAAGCCTACtgaagatggatatgatcgggtaaTTCCACTGATAACATGATGATACGTcaatggtccgtcagtgatctaaatttgctgttaaaaaatagaaaatacgAATAAGCTTGTTTCCTTAAAGTTATTTTGAtagaaagaatttttttttttgtctctTGAGAATCTTATCggataaataatatatatatatataggtaaaggatactgtacaaattcccttatcgtacattacgtacgctataatctcagccgtccgatcatcttcccacaatgaaaatcgcatgttgtttttttttgtgataatttcgcatgtgataaatttgatgaaatagcaggtgttttttttgtaacaatttcgcatgtgttaattcaatttcgcatgtgataattttgatgaaatagaaggttgtttttttgtaacaatttcgcatgtgttaattcaatttcgcatgtgataattttgatgaaatagaaggttgttttttgtaacaatttcgcatgtggtaattcgattttgcatgtgataattttgatgaaatagcaggttgtttttttgtaacaatttcgcatgtggtaattcaatttcgcatgtgataattttgatgaaatagcatgttgttttttgtaacaatttcgcatgtgttacaaaaaaacaacatgcgaattcaatgcgggaagatgatcggacggctgagattgtagcgtacgtaatgtacgataagcgcatttgtactTTAAcctacccatatatatatatatatatatatattgtaacaccctagttaatTTATATGTAAATACCACAATTAAATGTGTAGTTAAGACCACACTTATTATAAAAATGCGGgtttatttaaaacttttacaaattataatttgttctacataacgtgatcgaagttcgttgtttaaaatttacaacgtggcgaagtgcggaagcatgtaactgtatcgtgttcggttcttcgttgagcttgatcgtcttccggcttccactaagtacctacatttcataaaaacatgaaatgctttagtcatacggggtttAAAACGTATCTAAACAAGTCCGTGAGACAAAACTGAGCAAAAATACATTTTTgtacagggtccaccgtaaattacggtggacaccgtaatttacggtagtccTTGTTTTGATTTGTTTCCATCGTAAATCAGGAGTGTTTCACCGTAAACCATTTCAGGTCCactgtaaattacggtggcaccgtaatttacggtggcacctgcatcccacctttccattttgccgtaatttgacacgaaatctttcgtatctttcaaaccgcttatccgtttgacctaccgtttcttcctacatgtttgtaatttaattctccattatatggagttaagatctgacatccggattaaataaaattgagacttttaagccttcggcttattatcttttcaacaattttcgacccgactatgtgattatcaaacaaacatgtttgtttgaccaCCATTCATCATGAACCCTTAAATTCTAATATTGTCAATCATATTAAGTACTGAACACGGGTTTCTACACAATTATTTACCCGTTTTcgtttaaaatcttattttgacccgttaagggtatttacgacCATTTTAGCACGAACGATGCTCATTTCTCATGTACCTCATAGTTCCACCAATTTGTTATTAGctagtcttccaccacaactatgaatGTGGTGGATTTAACGAAATGGACTATTTATTCCGAGTTTAATCCTACGGATGTGTTATTTTTGCGGCAACACACAATTTAAGCATTTAACTTTTGAAAGTTTATGTCTACAACTTTCATGCGCGTCTAAAGGTTACAAGATCGTAAGataagttcctaaacaacctttATAAGTTGTTTGCTCAATTTACccttcaagggcattttagtcgacATTAGCCCCTCATTTACTACGAGGGGCTTTCACTACCTATTTGACCAAGTTTGTATGTTAACTATAATCGTATGCATACGTACCTGGCTAGGGTCAACATATAGACCCAATTTATACCTTGCTTTTATCATCACACTTAGTGTGGGCGAAATTAACTGAATCGCTAATCGCTCCTGTTAACACAAGACTTAACAAtcgcattagtcgatattgtcaaatagtgttatcaccaccatttgacccgttcggcCTATATGCCCAACGTTGCCTATTAAATCAAAAACATGGTCTTTGACTTCTGattcatacatccatcccgtCCCGGATTTCATTACCGAATCCCCTTTTTGCCAtaaacatggtttttatcatcTTTATATGTTCCGACTCGTATCAATCACGTCGGAAATCCATATCTTCAATATTAGCATTATTGCATCTATAACGTATAGAATGAACAAGTAATCTACACAAttatgtaagtttcacttaccttgcatccgagctactcttttcttccatgcttgacttgtttgacccgctttcactccaagcttccacctagcttgttacgcgtcaaactatcatcatcgttttcaaggtggttagtttaatcatattctaatacgattattccaccttatgtATTTCATAACAAAATTGCTATTTACCgtattataggtcagtttgacctttttaatagtcaaatgcccattagtatactaaTTTGCATTTTCGAGTTATCAACTAGTTTTAACACTCTTTAACCACtcggtaggcgttatctttagaccttcgttttaaccaaagttctaatCGCGTTTAACACATTTAGAACTCTCTCTTTAATCACTTTTTGCATAATAGTCGAAACATCACAActaggtgttttaactacaaagttctagtttcgagccttctttgaggcatttcaacgaacaccttaagggcagaattttacatgtttatctatcatgtctctagcttatctcttaccccaaatttcacataaattaaCCATCTTACAAAGTGGTTAACTTCTATAATTTCTGAATTTACTTCAAAATCATCGATTTACACTAGATcaacaatctatttcctagtgttcatcatactaacataaaacccacttagctcaTCAATGGATCATCATAAATCTCATAGTTTTTCCAACAATCTAACAtgttattgactagggtttactcctagacatcatATTACTTCAAGATTCACTCATGCATGacataatcaagctcaatttCAGTTTCTTACAAATAACCTAGAATTTTGAGATGGATCAAAACGTCataattttacataccttgtgatcctttCAACTTGGTGTTCATGAATACgagcttggatttcgatttgggactGATTTGCCCTTCCAATTTCTTGATTTGTGCTTGTTAGGGTTTTGAGCTCAAGATGTTCTTGGCTCCTGTGGATAtatcgaccagaacacacactttaagtgtgtgttttggtgtttaacttttgttttaataaaacaacttTCCCCACTTGGCAATATTGGTCCCTCATGTTTCCTTTTGATCAAATGGAACTATAACCCACCATTAGTCACTTAATCACatgctactaactaggttaattattcatTGTTACTTTAGcgggttcgggaagtcataacccgttaTGTTTTTAAGTCACGTTAATTCGGACTTCTTATAAACCTTATTTACTTAAAAACATTTATTAacgttttattaaatattaggtttatttacttaaatcccaatatttaccgggttactttcaccactaacggtattttacccactCTTTTGTATTAACGAGGTTTAATTactaaacccgttttcggggtgttacaagtctaccccccttaaagaggtttcgtcctcgaaaccttttcttacatagtCCATTGAGTTCTAAACTCAATGCGTTTTGACTTGAGTAATTtcttaagcattactcatactttaaccaattgttagtattaccagaaaaattaTGGTAATGTCTTTCTGGTTACAGAACCTCTACGTACCTGATACGACATAATGtgacttgaaataacgtaattccgttatttttacttgtttagttaacttagcgatttccatcgcttttagatattatcgaactcttggtgaatccgttaccttgactcgtttaaaggtctttagtgaagtctttcacttttagcaacaatttcttctgttttcaaaattcatttattcggtttagttataccgaatctaccgcttacaagcaaccagatttcttaaatgacctttaccgctcgcttggttataatgtgattccacttcacattgcatttcttgaccgtgatcgtgtcacgCATGTTTAgtttatatcaacctttcattttcaaaaagatcacttttcgaatatatcgtcttgcgcctacCAGCTTCAAGACTTGAACCCTTTATGATTACTATTCAAATTCCTGtcagaatttatatttataaaaatattatttcttACTAAATCTGAATTTTAGTCTAACGTTTTTCTCttaactatgtcaattactcaTGTCAAGGGAATTGACAACCCCTAATTTATTGTTTTTCGTTCTCGTTTTACGCGAGGGATCATATCAAGTTCCCTCACCTTAcgctattgacccgtaggttctttcacctaacctcgtaggctattttCTTAAGCTTTCGTCTCTTTAAGACGAggcccttatgatccctttgcttTAGTTCATGACCCGTTGGTCATTTTGGCCCCTCCATTTTTCCTTAATTGACTCGTTTGACTCATTTTAGGTGAATTTTCATCACCTATGAATGTCAGACTTCGTTCTTTATTTGACCCGTCCAACTTTGAAATGGTTGAACGCAATTACCTAAATTTATATTTGCGAAGATTCTTatcatcttttagtcatgactcatattccgagtcttttgactttctatttcgcgttcctgtttctcagtctacgcatgtgtttaaatccttacccaccaactgggtgttttaccgaagtcgttattattgcaacccttacgGTATGTATTATGACTTCGTTTCACTTTTATATTCCTACTTCGTTCTCAAATTTGGTGTTTTACAAAATCGGCCTGTTAAGAGTCTTATTtgtattcttcgggttcgagtgtaagtacactaccTCCCAATGCATGTCTACATCactttacatgtttgcattttccgggttcgagtgtaagtacaccccctcccaatacaggtctacatcattttacatgtttgcattttccgggttcgagtgtaaatacaccccctcccaatgcatatctaacTCGTCctacatgtttacattctccgggttcgagtgtaagtatcactccctcccaatatttgatgttttctgggttcgagtgtaagtacactccctcccaatacttgatattttctgggttcgagtgtaagtacactccctcccaatacttgatgttttctgggttcgagtgtaagtacactccctcccaatacttgatgttttctgggttcgagtgtaagtacactccctcccaatacttgatgttttctgggttcgagtgtaagtacgctctttcccaatacttgtctgaatcattttacatgcttgtttgtcccttcactcgggctcattatcctaatgtaatacgctcccgtcacttggttgtgcgtttacattgTTACCAagtattttgcttatctgattcatttgggcactttttaattagtcccattcaccctgcccttactacatcggatgtaaacgtgtccgccataagaagttcatggtaacatatgccgctacttacttggccagagtaagcgattaacacatgacacgcatgacctttttacagttttcacatcacgccctatgtaagtaatacctctatatgtttttcttggaaacaatatcccggataggttttctattcaggtctttccaagtttttaattttacatatgcaacttttAAGTTCCTACTtattgttgcatattactatttatgctattatttaaaatgtgcacctggtaatgtttTCCCCGACGGGCGTTctttgccattaaccttgttcgcggtcattacgcgatttagtcctcggtgagtatgctcctcttgtcatacttcggaccgttccatcatcatatccacaattcgtttgactctcgtcgtcttcaaacgtgagtgtccttcaatttaaaacattcacaaaagttagtaacgtcaaccgcaataatcgcccgtattataatacaaggctttttctactacacgcgtcaacgcgcgtattttcgtcaactatttcaatcattttaattggggtaacgcgtatcacacgatagccctatgtgttgtttacaacactttagcatacTAACTATTCACGtacttgtacttaccggatttgcgatcaagcctcgaaccgaacactattctttgtcaagagcataaggtttaagtccaagcatggttcctccccaccatactcgaatctcttaaaccaaggctctgataccaacttgtaacaccctagttaatTTATATGTAAATACCACAATTAAATGTGTAGTTAAGACCACACTTATTATAAAAATGCGGgtttatttaaaacttttacaaattataatttgttctacataacgtgatcgaagttcgttgtttaaaatttacaacgtggcgaagtgcggaagcatgtaactgtatcgtgttcggttcttcgttgagcttgatcgtcttccggcttccactaagtacctacatttcataaaaacatgaaatgctttagtcatacggggtttAAAACGTATCTAAACAAGTCCGGGAGACAAAACTGAGCAAAAATACATTTTTgtacagggtccaccgtaaattacggtggacaccgtaatttacggtagtccTTGTTTTGATTTGTTTCCATCGTAAATCAGGAGTGTTTCACCGTAAACcatttcaggtccaccgtaaattacggtggcaccgtaatttacggtggcacctgcatcccacctttccattttgccgtaatttgacacgaaatctttcgtatctttcaaaccgcttatccgtttgacctaccgtttcttcctacatgtttgtaatttaattctccattatatggagttaagatctgacatccggattaaataaaattgagacttttaagccttcggcttattatcttttcaacaattttcgacccgactatgtgattatcaaacaaacatgtttgtttgaccaCCATTCATCATGAACCCTTAAATTCTAATATTGTCAATCATATTAAGTACTGAACACGGGTTTCTACACAATTATTTACCCGTTTTcgtttaaaatcttattttgacccgttaagggtatttacgacCATTTTAGCACGAACGGTGCTCATTTCTCATGTACCTCATAGTTCCACCAATTTGTTATTAGctagtcttccaccacaactatgaatGTGGTGGATTTAACGAAATGGACTATTTATTCCGAGTTTAATCCTACGGATGTGTTATTTTTGCGGCAACACACAATTTAAGCATTTAACTTTTGAAAGTTTATGTCTACAACTTTCATGCGCGTCTAAAGGTTACAAGATCGTAAGataagttcctaaacaacctttATAAGTTGTTTGCTCAATTTACccttcaagggcattttagtcgacATTAGCCCCTCATTTACTACGAGGGGCTTTCACTACCTATTTGACCAAGTTTGTATGTTAACTATAATCGTATGCATACGTACCTGGCTAGGGTCAACATATAGACCCAATTTATACCTTGCTTTTATCATCACACTTAGTGTGGGCGAAATTAACTGAATCGCTAATCGCTCCTGTTAACACAAGACTTAACAAtcgcattagtcgatattgtcaaatagtgttatcaccaccatttgacccgttcggcCTATATGCCCAACGTTGCCTATTAAATCAAAAACATGGTCTTTGACTTCTGattcatacatccatcccgtCCCGGATTTCATTACCGAATCCCCTTTTTGCCAtaaacatggtttttatcatcTTTATATGTTCCGACTCGTATCAATCACGTCGGAAATCCATATCTTCAATATTAGCATTATTGCATCTATAACGTATAGAATGAACAAGTAATCTACACAAttatgtaagtttcacttaccttgcatccgagctactcttttcttccatgcttgacttgtttgacccgctttcactccaagcttccacctagcttgttacgcgtcaaactatcatcatcgttttcaaggtggttagtttaatcatattctaatacgattattccaccttatgtatttcataacaaaattgctatttatcgtattataggtcagtttgacctttttaatagtcaaatgcccattagtatactaaTTTGCATTTTCGAGTTATCAACTAGTTTTAACACTCTTTAACTACtcggtaggcgttatctttagacctccgttttaaccaaagttctaatCGCGTTTAACACATTTAGAACTCTCTCTTTAATCACTTTTTGCATAATAGTCGAAACATCACAActaggtgttttaactacaaagttctagtttcgagccttctttgaggcatttcaacgaacaccttaagggcagaattttacatgtttatttatcatgtctctagcttatctcttaccccaaatttcacataaattaaCCATCTTACAAAGTGGTTAACTTCTATAATTTCTGAATTTACTTCAAAATCATCGATTTACACTAGATcaacaatctatttcctagtgttcatcatactaacataaaacccacttagctcaTCAATGGATCATCATAAATCTCATAGTTTTTCCAACAATCTAACAtgttattgactagggtttactcctagacatcatATTACTTCAAGATTCACTCATGCATGacataatcaagctcaatttCAGTTTCTTACAAATAACCTAGAATTTTGAGATGGATCAAAACGTCataattttacataccttgtgatcctttC
The Helianthus annuus cultivar XRQ/B chromosome 6, HanXRQr2.0-SUNRISE, whole genome shotgun sequence genome window above contains:
- the LOC118479662 gene encoding methylsterol monooxygenase 1-1-like, which codes for MMPFTSLQEVETAIGRSLTRAETLWFNYTANKSDYVLYCHNIPLVFLLSTLPPLFYLVMELIFPNYVASYKLQPKIKFSLYDKFTCYLGVMKTLLLTVVPMLLASYPLMKMIGIRTSLPLPSSMEVISQLIMYFIIDDYANYWIHRLCHLKWMYENIHKVHHEYSAPMGFATLHAHWMDVILFGIPSFLGPALVPGHMITLFLWLALREIESVENHSG